One window of the Peromyscus maniculatus bairdii isolate BWxNUB_F1_BW_parent chromosome 18, HU_Pman_BW_mat_3.1, whole genome shotgun sequence genome contains the following:
- the LOC102907619 gene encoding olfactory receptor 6C68, producing the protein MRNHTSITTFILLGLTDDPQLQVLLFIFLFITYLLSVTGNLTIITLTTVDPHLKTPMYFFLQNFSFLEISFTSACVPRFLYSISTGDRTITYNACATQLFFIDLFGVAEFFLLAAMSYDRYVAICKPLHYMTIMNNKLCRTMVISCWMAAFLIILPPLSLGLHLEFCDSNIIDHFGCDANPILKISCSDTWLIEQMVIFSAVLTFIITLLCVVFSYVYIIRTILKFPSAQQKRKAFSTCSSHMIVVSITYGSCIFIYIKPSAKEEVTINKGVSVLISSISPMLNPFIYTLRNKQVKQASHDLLKKIAFLLKK; encoded by the coding sequence ATGAGAAACCACACATCAATTACAACATTCATCCTCCTGGGACTCACGGACGACCCTCAGTTGCAggtcttgctttttatttttctatttatcacCTACCTACTGAGTGTAACTGGTAACTTAACCATCATTACCCTCACCACAGTGGATCCCCATCTTAAAACTCCCATGTATTTCTTCCTCCAAAATTTCTCTTTCCTAGAAATCTCATTTACAAGTGCCTGTGTCCCAAGATTCTTATACAGTATTTCAACTGGAGATAGAACAATTACATACAATGCATGTGCAACTCAATTATTTTTTATAGACCTCTTTGGGGTAGCTGAATTTTTTCTTCTGGCTGCCATGTCATAtgatcgctatgtggccatctgtaaaCCTTTGCATTATATGACCATCATGAACAACAAGTTGTGCAGAACAATGGTTATTTCTTGTTGGATGGCAGCATTCCTGATTATCCTCCCACCACTTAGTTTAGGTCTTCATCTGGAATTCTGTGACTCTAATATTATTGATCATTTTGGGTGTGATGCAAATCCTATTCTGAAAATATCATGCTCAGACACATGGCTAATTGAGCAGATGGTAATATTCTCCGCAGTATTGACCTTCATCATTACTCTTTTATGTGTAGTCTTTTCCTATGTGTACATCATAAGGACAATTCTAAAATTCCCTTCTGctcaacaaaagagaaaagcctTTTCAACCTGTTCTTCACACATGATTGTGGTTTCCATCACCTATGGCAGCTGCATCTTCATCTATATCAAACCATCTGCAAAAGAAGAGGTCACCATCAATAAAGGTGTGTCGGTGCTCATTTCTTCCATATCGCCCATGTTAAATCCTTTCATATATACTCTGAGAAATAAGCAAGTCAAACAAGCTTCTCATGACCTACTCAAGAAAAttgcatttcttttaaagaagtGA
- the LOC102911065 gene encoding olfactory receptor 10P1-like, with protein MAEENRTATPEFLLLGFSDLRALQGPLFWLVLLVYLITLLGNSLIIFLTQASPVLRSPMYFFLRHLSVVELLYTTDIVPRILADLTSSHPQTISFWSCAAQMYFFIVLGISECCLLTAMAYDRYAAICQPLHYSTLMNQRACAAMVGTSWIMGIVTATTHSSLIFTLPFPRRPIIPHFLCDILPVLRLASAGKHRSEISVMTATVVFIMIPFSLIVTSYARILGAILAMASTQSRRKVFSTCSSHLLVVSLFFGTASITYIRPRAGSSVTTDRILSLFYTVVTPMLNPIIYTLRNKEVTGALKHMMRRWVP; from the coding sequence ATGGCTGAGGAAAACCGAACTGCAACACCTGAGTTCCTCCTGTTGGGgttctctgacctcagagccCTTCAAGGGCCACTGTTCTGGTTGGTGCTCCTGGTCTACCTGATAACTTTGCTGGGCAACTCACTGATCATCTTTCTTACGCAAGCCAGCCCTGTGCTGCGctcccccatgtacttcttcctacGCCATCTCTCCGTAGTGGAGCTCCTCTACACCACCGACATTGTGCCCAGAATCCTGGCTGACCTGACCTCCTCTCACCCTCAGACCATTTCCTTCTGGAGCTGTGCAGCCCAGATGTATTTCTTCATTGTCCTGGGCATCTCAGAGTGCTGCCTACTCACAGCCATGGCCTACGACCGTTACGCAGCCATCTGTCAGCCCCTGCACTACTCCACCCTAATGAACCAGCGGGCCTGTGCAGCCATGGTGGGAACCTCGTGGATCATGGGCATCGTCACAGCTACTACTCATTCCTCCCTCATCTTCACTCTGCCTTTCCCCAGACGCCCCATCATTCCACACTTCCTCTGTGACATCCTCCCAGTACTGAGGCTGGCAAGTGCTGGGAAGCACAGGAGCGAAATCTCCGTGATGACAGCCACTGTGGTCTTCATCATGATCCCCTTCTCTCTGATAGTCACTTCTTATGCCCGCATCCTGGGAGCCATCCTGGCCATGGCTTCCACCCAGAGCCGCCGCAAGGTCTTCTCTACCTGCTCCTCCCACTTGCTTGTGGTCTCCCTCTTCTTTGGAACGGCCAGTATCACATACATCCGGCCCCGAGCAGGCTCTTCTGTCACCACAGACCGCATCCTTAGTCTCTTCTACACAGTTGTCACACCCATGCTCAACCCCATCATCTACACCCTCCGAAACAAAGAGGTAACGGGAGCCCTGAAACACATGATGAGGAGGTGGGTTCCCTAG
- the LOC102907917 gene encoding olfactory receptor 6C76-like, translating to MKNRTSVKEFILLGLTNDPKLNILVFIFLFLTYILSITGNLTIITLTLVDSHLKTPMYFFLRNFSFLEISFTTVCIPRFLVSIVTGNKTISYNSCMAQVFFFILLGSTEFFLLAAMSYDRYVAICKPLHYTTIMNSKVCIQLIISSWLAGFLIIFPPVIMGLQLDFCDSNIIDHFSCDSSPMLLISCTDTAFLELLAFFLAVFTLMVTLTLVIISYLFILKTILRLPSAEQRKKAFSTCSSHMIVVSISYGSCIFMYVKTSAKEGVALTKGIAVLNTSVAPMLNPFIYSLRNKQVKESFKNLVKKCASNKI from the coding sequence atgaaaaatcgaACATCAGTGAAGGAGTTTATTCTTTTGGGATTAACAAATGACCCAAAGCTAAACATActggtttttatatttttatttctcacttATATTTTGAGCATTACTGGAAATCTGACCATTATTACCTTAACTCTGGTAGATTCACACCTCAAGACAcccatgtatttctttcttcGGAATTTCTCTTTCCTAGAAATCTCATTTACAACAGTTTGCATTCCTCGGTTCCTTGTGAGCATTGTGACAGGGAATAAGACCATCTCCTATAACTCTTGCATGGCCCAAGTGTTCTTCTTCATACTCCTGGGTTCAACTGAATTTTTCCTTCTGGCTGCTATGTCCTATGATCGCTACGTGGCAATCTGTAAGCCCTTGCATTACACCACAATAATGAACAGCAAGGTCTGCATCCAGCTTATAATTAGCTCTTGGCTGGCTGGATTTCTCATCATCTTTCCACCTGTGATCATGGGGCTTCAACTGGACTTCTGTGACTCCAACATCATTGACCATTTTTCCTGTGACTCCTCTCCCATGCTGCTCATCTCCTGCACAGACACAGCCTTTCTAGAGCTCTTGGCATTCTTCCTGGCAGTATTCACTCTCATGGTAACCTTAACATTGGTGATTATCTCCTATCTATTCATCCTTAAGACAATTCTAAGACTCCCCTCTGctgagcaaaggaaaaaggccttCTCTACCTGCTCCTCACACATGATCGTCGTCTCCATTTCCTATGGAAGCTGCATCTTCATGTATGTCAAAACTTCAGCAAAGGAAGGGGTGGCTTTGACTAAGGGAATAGCAGTGCTAAACACCTCTGTGGCCCCAATGCTGAATCCTTTTATTTACTCCCTTAGaaacaaacaggtgaaagaaTCCTTTAAGAACTTGGTCAAAAAATGTGcgtcaaataaaatttaa